The Antricoccus suffuscus region GACCGCTGGCTTGCCGAGCAGGCGACGTACGACGGTCCCGAGGTCGCCCCGCGCGGACACATCGCCTATACCTCCGGGACGACAGGGCGTCCCAAGGCCGTCGTGCGTGGCGTTTTCCCACCCGAGGAGCGATCCTGGCGGTTGCAGCGCATGCAGGATGTAGTCGAAGCGACCTTTGGCATCAAGCCAGGCTGCCGCGTGCTGATGCCAGCACCGATTTATCACAGCGGACCATCGGTAATCATGCAGAACGCGCTCACTCAGGCCGAGGTCGTCGTCGTACACGAACGGTTCGACGCGGAGGCCGTGCTCGCGGACATCGAACGACACAAGATCGACACGCTCTACCTCGTGCCGGTCATGTACGTCAGAATGCTGCGTCTGCCGGCCGAGACCCGCGCGAAGTACGACGTGTCGACGCTGCGTTTTGTCGGTTCAACGGGCGCCCCGTGCGCGCCGGACATCAAACGCGCGATGATCGACTGGTTTGGCCCAATCATCAACGAGACCTATGCCTCGAGCGAGGCCGGCATGGTTACGGTTATCGGCGCGGAAGAAGCACTGGCGCGACCGGGCAGCGCCGGGCGGGCCATCCCCGGCGCGGAAGTCAAGATCTTCCGTGAAGACCACACCCCCGCCGATGTCGGCGAGGTCGGGCTCATTTACGTACGGCAGCCGGCGTACCCGGATTTCACCTATCGTGACAACGACCAAGCTCGGCAAGAGATCGAGCACGCCGGAATGATCAGCCTCGGCGACCTCGGCTACCTGGACGACGAAGATTACCTTTACGTGTGCGACCGCGCCTCCGACATGGTGATCTCCGGTGGCGTGAACATCTACCCTGCCGAGGTCGAGAACCGGTTGCTGGCGCGTGCCGACATCGCCGACTGCGCGGTCTTCGGCGTACCGGATGCCGAATTCGGCGAACGTCTCCACGCCGTTGTCCAGCCGGTAGGATCCGCGCCGCTCGACGCCTCGGAGCTCATCGAGTGGATGCGAGCGGGACTCGCGTCGTACAAGGTGCCC contains the following coding sequences:
- a CDS encoding AMP-binding protein; the encoded protein is MPILHVGARTLDSHDLTDRAHRLAGGLRALGLNEGDVVAVVLRNSVEYADVINAGKIAGTYYCPVNWHFTPEEIGAQIADCGARVVIGHGDLLSAAAAALPGDATLLSVGDGGPPSAQNYDRWLAEQATYDGPEVAPRGHIAYTSGTTGRPKAVVRGVFPPEERSWRLQRMQDVVEATFGIKPGCRVLMPAPIYHSGPSVIMQNALTQAEVVVVHERFDAEAVLADIERHKIDTLYLVPVMYVRMLRLPAETRAKYDVSTLRFVGSTGAPCAPDIKRAMIDWFGPIINETYASSEAGMVTVIGAEEALARPGSAGRAIPGAEVKIFREDHTPADVGEVGLIYVRQPAYPDFTYRDNDQARQEIEHAGMISLGDLGYLDDEDYLYVCDRASDMVISGGVNIYPAEVENRLLARADIADCAVFGVPDAEFGERLHAVVQPVGSAPLDASELIEWMRAGLASYKVPRSIEIAELPRDDNGKIAKRKLRASYWEGQERRV